From the Sediminitomix flava genome, one window contains:
- the panB gene encoding 3-methyl-2-oxobutanoate hydroxymethyltransferase, protein MSVHKPGIKKVTTHQLQAMKERGEKISMLTAYDFTMAKVLDQAGIDVLLVGDSASNVMAGHETTLPITLDQMIYHAQSVVRGVDRALVVVDVPFGSYQGSSSEALRSSIRIMKESGGHAVKMEGGEEIADSVKRVLSAGIPVMGHLGLTPQSIYKFGTYSVRAKEEEEAKKLISDAKLLEELGCFAIVLEKIPSALAGEVAKAVKIPIIGIGAGPEVDGQVLVVHDMLGINKDFSPRFLRRYADLHTIMTDAVQGFIKDVKDRDFPNEKESY, encoded by the coding sequence ATGTCCGTACACAAACCAGGAATAAAGAAAGTAACAACCCACCAACTTCAAGCCATGAAAGAACGTGGAGAGAAAATCTCAATGTTGACGGCTTATGATTTTACAATGGCAAAAGTATTAGACCAAGCAGGGATAGATGTGCTATTGGTTGGTGACTCCGCTTCAAATGTAATGGCAGGGCATGAAACAACATTGCCTATTACACTTGACCAAATGATCTATCACGCTCAGTCTGTAGTAAGAGGTGTCGATAGAGCGTTGGTGGTTGTAGATGTTCCTTTTGGTAGTTACCAAGGAAGTTCTTCAGAAGCACTTCGTTCTTCAATCCGAATCATGAAAGAATCGGGTGGCCATGCCGTAAAAATGGAAGGTGGTGAAGAAATTGCTGATAGTGTAAAACGTGTGCTTAGTGCAGGTATTCCAGTGATGGGGCACTTAGGACTTACGCCACAATCAATTTATAAATTTGGGACGTACTCAGTAAGAGCAAAAGAAGAAGAAGAAGCAAAAAAATTGATCTCTGACGCTAAACTTTTGGAAGAGTTAGGTTGTTTTGCGATTGTTCTAGAGAAGATCCCTTCAGCACTTGCTGGCGAAGTAGCAAAAGCTGTAAAAATTCCTATCATTGGTATTGGGGCTGGTCCTGAAGTAGATGGTCAAGTACTGGTAGTACATGATATGTTGGGAATCAATAAAGATTTCAGTCCTCGATTTTTGAGAAGATATGCTGATCTGCACACAATTATGACGGATGCAGTACAAGGCTTTATCAAGGATGTGAAAGACAGAGACTTCCCGAACGAAAAAGAAAGCTATTAA
- a CDS encoding UbiA family prenyltransferase yields MQKVSQANIKSTLVHLRIPFSIWLMPIFLFAVGNLDDLDLFKVGIIFLVWHLFVYPASNAYNSFYDKDEGSIGGIEAPPPVHTSLLYTSLVMDLIALVLSWFFIGTPFMLGVLIYGLVSKAYSHPSIRLKKLPLLSWFVVANFQGAWVYLCTILALANIEISELLQDKYLFPAFLCTLMLFANYPLTQIYQHEEDKQRGDMTMSRLLGIKGTLFFSAGIFLVTGIGFIFYYWQNNLNLHILFYLLCTQPILIYFTYWSRKVFKDLDFANYKYTMRMNIIASFCMNLFFFISLILD; encoded by the coding sequence ATGCAGAAAGTTAGTCAAGCGAATATAAAGAGTACACTGGTACATTTGAGAATCCCTTTCTCAATTTGGCTTATGCCTATTTTTTTATTCGCCGTAGGTAACTTAGATGATCTTGACCTATTCAAAGTAGGTATCATCTTTCTTGTTTGGCACCTGTTCGTTTACCCAGCGAGTAATGCCTACAATTCCTTTTACGATAAAGACGAAGGAAGTATTGGTGGGATAGAAGCTCCTCCGCCCGTACATACTAGCCTTTTGTACACTTCGCTAGTCATGGACTTGATTGCACTTGTGTTATCATGGTTTTTCATTGGTACACCCTTTATGTTAGGTGTACTTATCTATGGTTTAGTTTCTAAAGCATACAGTCACCCGAGTATCAGACTGAAGAAATTACCGCTTCTCTCATGGTTTGTGGTTGCAAACTTTCAAGGGGCTTGGGTATACCTGTGTACAATACTAGCTTTGGCAAATATTGAAATCAGTGAGTTACTTCAAGATAAATATCTATTCCCTGCATTTTTGTGTACCCTAATGCTTTTTGCCAATTACCCGCTCACACAGATTTATCAACATGAGGAAGATAAACAAAGAGGTGATATGACAATGAGCCGACTACTTGGTATAAAAGGTACACTATTTTTCTCGGCAGGAATTTTCTTGGTTACAGGTATCGGATTTATCTTTTATTATTGGCAAAATAACCTGAATCTTCATATTCTATTTTACCTTCTTTGTACCCAACCTATTCTTATTTACTTCACTTATTGGTCTAGAAAAGTATTCAAAGACTTAGATTTTGCGAATTATAAATACACCATGCGAATGAATATCATCGCTTCTTTCTGTATGAATTTGTTCTTTTTTATCAGCCTAATTTTAGACTAA
- a CDS encoding RluA family pseudouridine synthase — MMNDPFQVIYEDNHLIIVNKESGILVQGDETGDMPLSEMVKEYIKEKYNKPGAVYLGVVHRIDRPVSGLVLFAKTSKALERMNKQFQERKVKKVYWALVDKRPEMEEETLVHWIKKNPEKNRVTVQQSDRRGGQRAELTYRIKAKVNKYYLLEVEPKTGRPHQIRAQLAAMGCPILGDLKYGSQKKIKGGRIYLHSRALGFIHPTRKDETLITARLPKDQRWSEYEGV, encoded by the coding sequence ATGATGAATGATCCTTTTCAGGTGATTTATGAAGATAATCACCTAATTATCGTCAATAAAGAAAGTGGTATCCTAGTTCAAGGAGATGAAACAGGAGATATGCCTCTTTCTGAGATGGTCAAAGAATACATAAAAGAAAAATATAATAAGCCAGGAGCTGTTTACTTAGGAGTGGTTCACCGTATTGACCGTCCAGTAAGTGGTTTGGTGCTTTTTGCAAAAACTTCGAAGGCGCTCGAAAGAATGAACAAGCAGTTCCAAGAGCGTAAAGTGAAGAAAGTGTATTGGGCTCTTGTAGACAAGCGACCAGAAATGGAAGAAGAAACGCTTGTACACTGGATTAAGAAAAATCCAGAAAAAAATAGAGTAACAGTACAGCAGTCTGACCGAAGAGGTGGACAGCGTGCAGAATTGACTTACCGAATTAAAGCAAAAGTAAATAAATACTACTTGCTAGAGGTAGAGCCAAAAACAGGTCGTCCGCACCAAATTAGAGCACAGCTGGCTGCAATGGGTTGTCCAATCTTGGGTGATTTGAAGTACGGTTCTCAGAAAAAAATAAAAGGAGGGCGTATTTATCTTCACTCTAGAGCTTTAGGCTTTATTCATCCAACTCGTAAAGATGAGACTTTGATCACGGCTCGTTTGCCAAAAGATCAGCGTTGGAGTGAATACGAAGGCGTATAA